One Flavobacterium sp. 90 DNA segment encodes these proteins:
- a CDS encoding DUF58 domain-containing protein: MDTKELLKKVRKIEIKTKRLSNHIFSGEYHSSFKGRGMTFSEVRQYQYGDDIRNIDWNVTARYNEAHVKVFEEERELTMVLMVDISGSEGFGSKSQFKKDIVTEIAATMAFSATQNNDKIGLILFSDNVELYIPPKKGRSHVLRIIRELIEFEPKSQKTDVGAALKFLSGTQKKKAIVFVISDFMSENYEQTLKIASKKHDITGVRVYDIREEKIPNLGMVPMLDAETGKIQLVDTGSKTVRMNYEKHYQERVNYFKDIFSKSGAGVVNTRVDENYVTKLLGYFKSR; the protein is encoded by the coding sequence ATGGATACAAAAGAGCTTTTAAAAAAAGTACGGAAAATAGAAATCAAAACCAAAAGACTGAGTAATCACATCTTTTCGGGAGAATATCACTCTTCATTTAAAGGGCGCGGTATGACTTTTAGTGAAGTACGTCAATACCAATATGGCGATGACATTCGTAACATCGATTGGAATGTAACTGCACGCTATAACGAAGCCCACGTAAAAGTTTTTGAAGAAGAACGCGAATTGACCATGGTTTTAATGGTAGATATTTCGGGTTCAGAGGGTTTTGGTTCAAAAAGTCAATTTAAAAAAGACATCGTCACCGAAATTGCGGCAACGATGGCTTTTTCGGCTACACAAAATAATGACAAAATTGGTTTAATATTATTTTCTGATAATGTAGAATTGTATATTCCGCCAAAAAAAGGTCGTTCACACGTTTTGAGAATCATTCGTGAGCTAATCGAATTCGAGCCAAAAAGTCAAAAAACAGATGTTGGAGCTGCTCTAAAATTTTTATCAGGAACTCAGAAAAAGAAAGCGATTGTTTTTGTTATTTCTGATTTCATGTCTGAAAATTATGAGCAAACTTTAAAGATTGCTTCTAAAAAACACGATATTACAGGCGTTAGAGTTTACGATATTCGTGAAGAAAAGATTCCGAATTTAGGAATGGTTCCAATGCTTGATGCCGAAACAGGGAAAATTCAATTGGTAGATACAGGTTCGAAAACAGTCCGAATGAATTACGAAAAACACTATCAGGAAAGAGTTAATTATTTCAAAGATATTTTCAGTAAATCCGGCGCAGGTGTCGTAAACACAAGAGTTGACGAAAATTACGTAACAAAACTATTAGGTTATTTCAAATCAAGATAA
- a CDS encoding MoxR family ATPase, producing the protein MEENTTTLDIRAINEKIERESAFIDLLTMEMNKVIVGQKHMVERLLIGLLGQGHILLEGVPGLAKTLAINTLSQAVQGSFSRIQFTPDLLPADVVGTMIYNIKANEFSIKKGPIFANFVLADEINRAPAKVQSALLEAMQEKQVTIGDTTFKLDRPFLVLATQNPVEQEGTYQLPEAQVDRFMLKTVIDYPKIDEERFVIRQNLKGSYEKVNPVVSVEQILRAQEAVREVYMDEKIEKYILDIIFATRYPEKYKLADLKPLISFGASPRGSINLANAAKCYAFIKRRGYVIPEDVRAVVHDVLRHRVGITYEAEAENITSVDIINKIVNEIEVP; encoded by the coding sequence ATGGAAGAAAATACAACGACTTTAGACATTAGAGCGATAAATGAGAAAATTGAAAGAGAAAGTGCTTTTATAGACCTTCTTACAATGGAGATGAACAAAGTTATTGTGGGTCAGAAACATATGGTCGAGCGTTTGTTAATTGGACTTCTTGGTCAAGGTCACATTTTGCTTGAAGGTGTTCCCGGATTAGCAAAAACTTTAGCAATAAATACTTTATCACAAGCCGTTCAGGGTTCATTCAGCCGTATTCAGTTTACTCCTGACTTATTGCCTGCCGATGTTGTTGGAACGATGATTTATAACATCAAAGCAAACGAGTTTTCAATTAAAAAAGGACCAATCTTCGCTAATTTCGTCCTTGCCGATGAGATTAACCGTGCTCCGGCAAAGGTTCAGTCAGCACTTTTGGAGGCGATGCAGGAAAAACAAGTAACTATTGGCGATACCACTTTCAAACTTGATCGTCCGTTTTTAGTACTTGCAACACAAAACCCTGTTGAGCAAGAAGGAACATATCAACTTCCGGAAGCGCAAGTTGACCGTTTCATGCTTAAAACTGTAATTGATTACCCAAAAATTGACGAAGAACGTTTTGTAATTCGTCAAAACTTAAAAGGATCTTACGAAAAAGTAAATCCAGTAGTTTCTGTAGAACAAATTTTGCGCGCGCAAGAAGCAGTTCGTGAAGTCTACATGGACGAAAAAATCGAAAAATATATTCTAGATATCATCTTTGCTACTCGTTATCCGGAGAAGTACAAACTTGCAGACTTAAAACCTCTTATTAGTTTTGGAGCATCACCTCGTGGAAGTATCAATTTAGCTAATGCAGCAAAATGTTACGCTTTCATCAAACGTCGTGGATATGTAATTCCAGAAGATGTTCGCGCAGTTGTACACGATGTTCTACGTCACAGAGTTGGGATAACATATGAGGCTGAAGCCGAAAATATTACTTCTGTAGACATTATCAACAAAATCGTAAACGAGATTGAAGTACCTTAA
- a CDS encoding aldo/keto reductase, with protein sequence MSKTTLSPIISGTMNWGVWDKNLTLKEMENMIQISIENKITTFDHADIYGAYTTEADFGKAFHASKIAREKLQLITKCGIQMIAEKRPENKIKHYDYSKDYIIWSVEESLKKLKTDYVDVFLLHRPSPLMQADEIAEAVEKLKSEGKIIDFGLSNFTSSQTELIRQKTEVSYNQVQFSATHFEAMTDGSLDYMQTHGIRPLSWNPLGTVFREDTKKTRRLKKLFAELVQKYGFGSDTLLLAWILKHPAGVIPIAGTVNVARIQSLMKAVELEMDKEDWFAIWTESMGDDVA encoded by the coding sequence ATGAGTAAAACAACATTATCGCCTATAATTTCGGGCACTATGAATTGGGGAGTTTGGGATAAAAACCTTACGCTTAAAGAAATGGAAAACATGATACAGATAAGTATCGAAAACAAAATTACAACTTTTGATCACGCCGACATTTACGGAGCTTATACTACTGAAGCTGATTTTGGAAAAGCATTTCATGCCAGCAAGATTGCGCGCGAAAAATTACAATTAATTACCAAATGCGGAATTCAGATGATTGCTGAAAAACGCCCGGAGAACAAAATCAAACACTACGATTATTCTAAAGATTATATCATTTGGTCTGTTGAGGAATCTTTAAAGAAACTGAAAACAGATTATGTTGATGTTTTTTTATTGCACAGACCAAGTCCATTAATGCAAGCAGACGAAATTGCTGAAGCGGTTGAAAAATTAAAATCAGAAGGGAAAATTATTGATTTTGGACTTTCAAATTTCACGAGTTCTCAAACCGAATTGATTCGTCAGAAAACAGAAGTTAGCTATAATCAGGTACAATTTTCGGCTACTCATTTTGAGGCAATGACTGATGGAAGTTTAGATTATATGCAAACACACGGAATTCGTCCGTTATCATGGAATCCGCTAGGAACAGTTTTCAGAGAAGACACGAAAAAAACACGTCGTTTGAAAAAATTGTTTGCTGAATTGGTTCAAAAATATGGTTTTGGTTCAGATACACTTTTATTAGCATGGATTTTAAAACATCCTGCAGGAGTTATTCCAATTGCGGGAACGGTGAATGTTGCCAGAATTCAATCCTTAATGAAAGCAGTTGAATTAGAAATGGACAAAGAAGACTGGTTTGCAATCTGGACAGAAAGTATGGGGGACGATGTTGCTTAA
- a CDS encoding SDR family NAD(P)-dependent oxidoreductase gives MKKTVLITGATSGIGKATAQILAKNNYKVVLCGRRIDRLAELEKELSAFTEVHSLSFDVRDKDATLDSIHNLPEEFATIDVLINNAGNAHGLDPIQTGNVDDWDAMIDINVKGLLYVSKAIIPQMVERKSGHIINIGSIAAKEVYPNGNVYCASKHAVDAISNGMRMDLNPYGIRVGAIHPGMVETEFSEVRFKGDSERASSVYKGLDALQAEDIADIIHFVVSRKYHVNISDLIVLPTAQASATIVKKNI, from the coding sequence ATGAAAAAAACAGTTTTAATTACTGGAGCTACAAGCGGAATTGGAAAAGCAACCGCACAAATATTGGCTAAAAATAACTATAAAGTTGTCCTTTGCGGTAGACGTATAGATCGTTTGGCAGAATTGGAAAAAGAACTTTCGGCTTTTACAGAAGTGCATTCTTTGTCTTTTGATGTTCGCGATAAAGATGCTACTTTGGATAGTATTCATAATTTACCGGAAGAGTTTGCGACAATTGATGTTCTAATTAATAATGCTGGAAATGCACATGGATTAGATCCAATTCAAACCGGAAATGTTGATGATTGGGATGCAATGATTGACATTAATGTAAAAGGACTTTTGTATGTTTCTAAAGCGATAATTCCGCAAATGGTTGAAAGAAAGTCTGGGCATATTATCAATATTGGTTCAATTGCTGCAAAAGAGGTTTATCCAAACGGAAATGTGTATTGCGCTTCAAAACATGCTGTTGACGCAATCAGTAATGGAATGCGAATGGATTTGAATCCATACGGAATTAGAGTTGGAGCAATTCATCCCGGAATGGTAGAAACCGAGTTTAGCGAAGTACGCTTTAAAGGTGATTCTGAACGAGCTTCATCTGTATATAAAGGTTTGGATGCATTACAGGCTGAGGATATTGCAGATATTATTCATTTTGTTGTTTCAAGAAAATATCACGTAAATATTTCTGATTTAATTGTCTTGCCAACGGCACAAGCTTCGGCGACAATCGTTAAGAAAAATATTTAA
- a CDS encoding ATP-binding protein — translation MINKRLLIKNLLAHNDESSFYDKKRQLNLHSREGKGKFLKHICALSNSNPTNNSYIVVGVEDHDNEIVGDDFFDDSRIQNLVNAFLENPPKIQYENVPFPNLPKDKVIGLVTIKPKSKISYFKKGIHTIVANSVFIRRGSNSVPVEGEIEKNYQNTETVIGIENSSRNSIQYTLDGVIDFMNFRHKDMSPKYHVFKELFVICWAGVPKKSRDKTFLSRVDIELINEQIKLFYSAQDVVTIVFDDDSFTITEYVPLGLNDKTSYYPLEKQTIHFFDNGYYKIDREMLFQPPEFNRKMLYHIYNANMALLQKLQKGIVLSDREVKDLENLPSTFMICYLNGFDDAKQKLIDAKLLLKPFGNIYLSFKEALRILRKMKYDFQEGAK, via the coding sequence ATGATTAATAAACGCCTTTTAATAAAAAACCTCCTTGCTCATAATGACGAGAGCAGTTTTTATGATAAAAAAAGGCAATTGAATTTGCATTCGCGCGAAGGAAAAGGAAAATTTCTGAAACACATTTGCGCATTATCAAATTCAAATCCAACCAATAATTCATATATCGTGGTTGGAGTAGAAGATCATGACAACGAAATTGTAGGTGATGACTTTTTTGATGATAGCCGAATTCAGAATCTTGTTAATGCTTTTCTGGAAAATCCTCCTAAAATTCAATACGAAAATGTACCATTCCCAAATCTTCCAAAAGATAAAGTGATTGGATTGGTAACGATTAAACCCAAAAGTAAAATCTCTTATTTCAAAAAAGGAATTCATACTATAGTTGCTAATAGTGTTTTTATTAGACGCGGCAGTAATTCGGTTCCGGTTGAAGGCGAAATCGAAAAGAATTATCAGAATACAGAAACCGTAATTGGAATCGAAAATAGTTCCCGAAATAGTATTCAATATACACTTGACGGCGTTATAGATTTTATGAATTTCAGGCACAAAGATATGTCGCCTAAATATCATGTTTTTAAAGAATTGTTTGTGATTTGCTGGGCCGGAGTTCCTAAGAAATCCAGAGATAAAACGTTTTTATCCCGAGTAGATATTGAGTTGATCAACGAACAAATTAAACTTTTTTATTCGGCTCAGGATGTTGTTACGATTGTTTTTGATGACGATAGTTTTACGATAACCGAATATGTTCCGTTGGGTTTAAATGATAAAACGAGTTATTATCCTTTAGAGAAACAAACCATTCATTTTTTCGATAACGGATATTATAAAATTGATCGTGAAATGCTTTTTCAGCCACCGGAATTCAACAGAAAAATGCTGTATCATATTTATAATGCAAATATGGCTTTGCTTCAAAAGCTTCAAAAAGGCATTGTTTTATCAGATCGAGAAGTAAAAGATCTGGAAAATCTTCCGTCGACTTTTATGATTTGTTATTTAAACGGTTTTGATGATGCAAAACAAAAACTGATTGATGCAAAGTTGCTTCTAAAACCCTTTGGGAATATTTATTTGTCTTTTAAAGAAGCTTTGAGAATTCTTCGAAAAATGAAGTACGATTTTCAAGAAGGAGCTAAATAG
- a CDS encoding DUF3298 and DUF4163 domain-containing protein, with product MRHSTFLVFLLVILTSCSKELSFENETFEKESTIPCKKDCPKITIDVPIAKNIPIVEDSINKKVFAVIKEIVYFGEDHAKVNDYKTLAASFSASFEEMHKKFPSETFGWEGKIKGDVVFKSDQILNIKIDHYTFTGGAHGYQGLRSLLFDTKTGKAIFSDQLFKNEKEFKAFAEKEFRAKYKIPAKANINATGLMFENDKFQLPQNIFYTDEGLLLYYNSYEAASYADGPKELLFPYDEVNKYLKYQ from the coding sequence ATGAGACATTCCACTTTTTTAGTCTTTTTACTTGTAATCCTGACAAGTTGCAGCAAAGAGCTTTCCTTTGAAAATGAAACATTTGAAAAAGAATCGACTATTCCTTGCAAAAAAGATTGTCCAAAAATCACCATAGATGTTCCTATTGCAAAAAATATTCCGATAGTAGAAGACAGCATCAATAAAAAAGTTTTTGCTGTAATAAAAGAAATTGTTTATTTTGGAGAAGATCATGCAAAAGTGAATGATTATAAAACATTAGCTGCTTCTTTTAGTGCTTCTTTTGAAGAAATGCACAAGAAATTCCCAAGCGAAACTTTTGGCTGGGAAGGAAAAATCAAAGGAGATGTTGTATTCAAATCTGATCAGATCTTAAATATCAAAATCGATCATTATACTTTTACTGGTGGCGCACATGGTTATCAAGGATTAAGATCTTTGTTGTTTGACACTAAAACCGGAAAAGCAATTTTTAGCGATCAGTTGTTTAAAAATGAAAAAGAATTTAAGGCTTTCGCCGAAAAAGAATTCAGAGCAAAATATAAGATTCCAGCCAAAGCCAACATCAATGCAACCGGATTAATGTTTGAAAACGACAAGTTTCAATTACCTCAGAATATTTTTTATACAGACGAAGGTTTACTTTTATATTACAACTCTTATGAAGCAGCTTCATATGCAGATGGTCCAAAAGAGCTTTTATTTCCTTATGATGAAGTCAATAAATATTTGAAGTATCAGTAG
- a CDS encoding cystathionine gamma-synthase produces the protein MYHNKVFKTCNYMKFNTKVIHGGQHHDPSTGAVMPPVYQTSTFVQTSPGKPLADYEYSRASNPTRTALENALASIENGTRGLAFSSGLAATDCVLRSFKAGDEIIAMDDLYGGTYRMFSRIYKDSGIKFHFVDMTDIEKLKSLINENTKLVWVETPTNPLMKLADIQEVAKITKANNILFAVDNTFATPYLQKPLDLGADIVMHSATKYLGGHSDVIAGALIVKDEALGEQLHFQQFATGGTLGPMDSFLVLRGIKTLSLRVQRHCENGEKVVEYLSNHPKINTVYYPGLESHPFHEIAKKQMKAFGGMVSFTFKSGKKEDSIAFLEKLKVFTLAESLGGVESLANHPALMTHASIPADKRAEVGITDDLVRLSVGIEDAEDLIADLEQALA, from the coding sequence TTGTACCACAATAAAGTATTTAAAACTTGTAACTATATGAAATTCAATACTAAAGTAATACATGGTGGTCAACATCATGATCCAAGTACAGGAGCAGTTATGCCTCCGGTGTATCAAACTTCGACATTTGTTCAGACTAGTCCGGGGAAACCTTTGGCTGATTATGAATATAGCCGAGCTTCAAATCCAACTCGTACAGCTTTAGAAAATGCTTTGGCCAGTATCGAAAATGGTACTCGCGGATTGGCTTTTTCATCTGGTTTGGCGGCGACAGATTGTGTTTTAAGATCATTTAAGGCCGGTGATGAAATCATTGCTATGGATGATTTATATGGAGGAACTTACAGAATGTTCTCCAGAATTTATAAGGATTCAGGAATTAAGTTTCATTTTGTTGATATGACTGATATTGAAAAATTGAAATCATTAATCAACGAAAACACAAAATTGGTTTGGGTAGAAACGCCTACAAATCCGTTAATGAAATTGGCAGATATTCAGGAAGTGGCAAAAATCACGAAAGCAAATAATATTTTGTTTGCTGTAGACAATACTTTTGCAACACCATATTTGCAAAAACCTCTTGATCTTGGAGCTGATATTGTTATGCATTCTGCTACAAAATATCTTGGCGGACATTCTGATGTTATTGCGGGAGCTTTAATTGTAAAAGATGAAGCTTTAGGAGAACAATTGCATTTTCAACAATTTGCAACAGGAGGAACACTTGGTCCAATGGATAGTTTTTTGGTTTTGAGAGGAATTAAAACGCTTTCGTTAAGAGTACAAAGACATTGCGAAAACGGAGAAAAAGTAGTTGAATATCTAAGCAATCACCCTAAAATAAATACTGTTTATTACCCTGGATTAGAAAGTCATCCGTTTCATGAAATTGCTAAAAAGCAAATGAAAGCTTTTGGAGGAATGGTTTCTTTTACTTTTAAATCAGGTAAAAAAGAAGATTCAATTGCGTTTTTAGAAAAACTAAAAGTTTTTACTTTGGCAGAATCTCTTGGAGGAGTTGAATCATTGGCAAATCATCCTGCTTTAATGACGCACGCTTCTATTCCGGCTGATAAAAGAGCAGAAGTTGGTATTACAGATGATCTTGTTCGATTGAGCGTTGGTATTGAAGATGCTGAAGATTTAATAGCAGATTTAGAGCAAGCTTTAGCATAA
- a CDS encoding glutamate dehydrogenase, with protein MLKPVIITLFAIFGISTIATGQSSLAQEVGIIFGPVVFQSDYGQRNNFDTNIGNTGFGVGIVHFINFSANNNRESFFTEHFKVRSELSFNTTKLEHFGYWVEREKFKNLVQHLRAMHGSSTVVNLGAQLEYSPFMKIHDFENTIGGFSPYVSLGFQVSYYNTKVDSRLGTLGLPENTFPKYLTPSDGRPYGFSSESGVVASITAGVGVHYKLTTMSDLMFEARYQGFSSDWVDGLNPNKDLYKENKSNDSQVWFNVGYIYYLEF; from the coding sequence ATGCTCAAACCTGTAATTATCACATTATTTGCCATCTTTGGCATCTCAACAATTGCGACTGGTCAGTCCAGTTTAGCACAAGAAGTAGGAATAATATTCGGACCTGTAGTTTTTCAATCTGATTACGGTCAAAGAAATAATTTTGATACAAATATCGGAAATACCGGATTTGGTGTAGGAATTGTCCACTTTATAAATTTCTCAGCCAACAACAACAGAGAAAGTTTTTTCACAGAACACTTTAAAGTCAGATCCGAATTATCTTTTAACACAACCAAATTAGAACATTTTGGTTATTGGGTTGAAAGAGAAAAATTCAAAAACCTGGTACAACATCTTAGAGCAATGCACGGAAGCTCTACTGTAGTCAATCTGGGAGCTCAATTGGAGTATTCTCCGTTTATGAAAATTCATGATTTTGAGAACACAATTGGTGGATTTAGCCCTTATGTAAGTTTAGGTTTCCAGGTAAGTTACTATAATACCAAAGTTGATTCCAGATTAGGTACTTTAGGACTTCCGGAAAATACTTTTCCAAAATACCTAACTCCATCAGATGGTCGCCCATATGGTTTCTCTAGTGAGTCAGGTGTAGTCGCATCTATAACAGCAGGTGTTGGAGTTCATTACAAACTAACAACAATGAGCGATCTGATGTTCGAAGCCCGTTATCAGGGATTTAGTTCTGATTGGGTTGATGGTTTAAATCCTAATAAAGATCTTTATAAAGAAAACAAATCAAACGATTCGCAAGTTTGGTTTAATGTAGGATACATTTACTATTTAGAATTCTAA
- the gdhA gene encoding NADP-specific glutamate dehydrogenase: MEQKINEFMALVESKNPNEPEFLQAVREFAETVIPFIAERKKYDGKNLLLRIAEPERSIIFRVPWVDDKGEIIVNRGFRIQMNSAIGPYKGGIRFHHSVNLSVLKFLAFEQVFKNSLTTLPMGGGKGGSDFDPEGKSDGEIMRFCQSFMTELCRHIGPDLDVPAGDIGVGAREIGYLFGQYKRIRNEFTGVLTGKGLAYGGSLIRPEATGYGVVYFTDQMLRTIGHEIKGKRVAISGFGNVAWGVALKINELGGKVVTISGPDGYILDEEGISGEKIEHMVEMRATGDNRAEVYTHKYPNAVFHKGKSPWEVKVDIAIPCATQNELNGEDAKKLIENGVLCVTEAANMPSTLDAIKLFLDNKVLFAPGKAANAGGVAASGLEMTQNSIRLNWTSEEVDLRLKDIMVGIHNQCKKYGAGEDGYVNYVKGANIAGFVKVADAMLAQGVV; encoded by the coding sequence ATGGAACAAAAAATAAATGAGTTTATGGCTCTTGTAGAGTCAAAGAATCCAAACGAGCCTGAGTTTCTTCAAGCCGTTAGAGAGTTTGCAGAAACGGTAATTCCATTTATTGCAGAAAGAAAAAAATACGATGGTAAAAATTTACTTCTTAGAATTGCTGAACCAGAACGTTCTATAATATTCAGAGTTCCATGGGTGGACGATAAAGGAGAGATAATTGTAAACAGAGGTTTTAGAATTCAAATGAATTCTGCAATTGGACCGTACAAAGGTGGAATCAGATTTCATCATTCTGTAAATTTATCAGTTTTAAAATTTTTAGCTTTCGAACAGGTTTTTAAGAATAGTCTTACTACACTTCCAATGGGTGGTGGAAAAGGAGGTTCTGATTTTGATCCGGAAGGAAAATCTGACGGAGAAATAATGCGTTTTTGTCAATCATTTATGACTGAGTTATGTCGTCATATTGGTCCTGACTTAGATGTTCCTGCAGGAGATATTGGTGTTGGTGCAAGAGAAATTGGTTATTTATTTGGTCAATACAAAAGAATCAGAAACGAATTTACTGGTGTTTTAACTGGTAAAGGTCTTGCTTACGGAGGTTCTTTAATACGTCCTGAGGCTACAGGATACGGAGTTGTTTATTTTACAGATCAAATGTTACGCACTATCGGACATGAAATTAAAGGTAAAAGAGTAGCAATTTCTGGTTTTGGAAATGTGGCTTGGGGAGTTGCTTTAAAAATAAATGAACTTGGAGGAAAAGTAGTTACTATTTCTGGTCCTGACGGTTATATTCTGGATGAAGAAGGTATCTCTGGAGAGAAAATCGAGCATATGGTCGAAATGAGAGCAACCGGAGACAATAGAGCTGAAGTTTATACTCATAAATATCCAAATGCTGTTTTCCATAAAGGAAAAAGTCCATGGGAAGTAAAAGTTGATATCGCGATTCCATGTGCAACTCAAAATGAGTTAAATGGTGAGGATGCTAAGAAGCTTATTGAAAATGGAGTTTTATGTGTGACTGAAGCTGCAAATATGCCATCTACTTTAGATGCTATTAAATTATTCCTTGATAATAAAGTATTATTTGCTCCTGGAAAAGCTGCAAATGCTGGTGGAGTTGCTGCATCTGGATTAGAAATGACACAAAACTCTATTCGTCTTAACTGGACAAGTGAAGAAGTTGATTTAAGATTAAAAGATATCATGGTTGGAATTCACAACCAATGTAAAAAATATGGTGCTGGAGAAGATGGTTATGTAAACTACGTAAAAGGAGCTAACATTGCCGGATTTGTTAAAGTTGCCGATGCTATGCTTGCGCAAGGTGTAGTATAA